The region TCCATATTAATCATATTAGCTATTTCATCAATTAAGTTCCTTAAATAATTAAGTGATCAAATTGAGTTAAAAGACTAATTAGATTTTATTTagaaattatttaattaattaaataattgggtATGATCTCAAATATGAGTGAATGTGATGACCCATTTGGGAATAATGAGAACCCTAATTGATCATCACACTATATATAGGATATGGTCCCCCAATATACCGTACACAAGCAAATTACCTATTCTCCTCGTTTGAAGAGAACTTGAGGCATAAGGAGTACCGGTTGAGGAAGAACCATAAAAACCATCAATTTCTGGATTTTAGGATTACCGTCAAAGGAAAATTTCTCAATGGATTCAGGTATTCTATAATCAATTTGTTGATCCTATAATTTTACACATGCTTGTATGACTGTTTTAATTCCGCATAAAATATATGTCATAGTATGTTGAGCATGagcatgtatatgtatatatgacTTGATTTAAAAATCTAACTGATGTCTCTCTTATTTCTATCTTCTTTCAAATTACTTGAGGAGAAGTAACTATTCAAACATGTGAGAGTTTAATGatataaaaataattgtgttaATGCTTAATTTTGTAGGAATATTTGATAGTTTTAGTTTATTTTTAGATGCTTTATACTACTTTAAATTGAAATTTGGTTTTAGGGAGAAAAATTTGAATTTGAGGTGGGTCTGAAATAAAGTATAAGATGAAAATATTGAATTTGGGGCCATAACAATTTTGAAacaaacaataaataaataaaaacaaaaaacaacaTGATAGGGCAGTGTAAGGGTAAAAGAGGCTTGTTGCATGTACGAATAATCAAGATaataagaaaatattttttattttgtcacaATGAATGAATGTGCCTTATACAACTAAAAAAAAAGGTACCCAATTGTTTCTTACACTTTATTTACTCTAATAGGAATAGCTCGCAATGGTTGATCAATGTCTCTATCTCCACTTTCCTTTTTCCAATCAAAGGAGTTAATCAATGATCCTAACATCGTATGCAACATTTGTATAGCAAGTGGCATGCCAGGACACATTCTTCTCCCACTACCAAATGGTGTCAATTGAAAATTTTGGCCCTTGAAATTAATTTCTGACCCAAGAAATCTTTCAGGAAAAAACGTATTTGGATTATCCCAAATGCTAGGATTTCTTCCCATGGCCCATTCATTAACTAGAACTTGTGAACCTTGTGGAATAGTGTATCCACAAATTTTTACATCTATCCTAGCTTTTCTTGGTAGTAAAAGTGGAGCAGATGGATGCAAACGTAATGTTTCTTTTACTACTGCTTGCAAATATGGGAGTCTAGTAATGTCTGATTCCTCAACTGAATTTCCTATACCAATTATTTGTCCAAGCTCTTCTTTAACTTTTGACATTACATGTGGATTGTGAACTAGTTCAGCCATGGCGCGTTCTATTGTGTAGGAAGTTGTATCAGTCCCAGCGACGAATAAATCCTATAACAAagtaaaaaaaatgaaatataaatatttttttcaaaaaattataatataaacatgtaataataaaaaaaagataTATAATAAAAAGGTTGTGGAGAAATATTTACCAGAAATAAATGTTTAATCTTTGTGTTGTCCATCATTTGACCATTCTCTTGAGAGATGTTGAGCAGCATGTCTAACATGTCATCATTTGGAACATGATTTTTCTCTTCTCTTAACTTCAACCTTTTGGTAATATAGGAATCAATGATTTGTAACAACTTTTCAAGATAAGTAGCTGATATTCCTTTAATACCTTGTGGATCAAACATACTTAAAACGGGAAAAAAATCAACTAAGTTTGGTGTTCCTATGACTCTCACAAGATTTTCAATTATATCTTTATATTCATCAGTTTCACCAGCAGAATTAGCAAAATCCATAGAGAAAAAAGTGTTTGACAAAAAGTTCAATGAAGTCTTAAAAGCAACTCTTCCAATATCTATTGCTTCACCCGTTATACTGCTTCTATCAATATCGCATAAAAATTCTTGAAGCTTGTTACACCTAAGTTGATAGCTAGCATCAAGAGTTTTGTTGGAAAACAAATGGtttttgcatatttttttaaGATCTCTCCAAAGATCTGAAGCTGGCAAGAATGGTAAACTAAAATGTTGATGATCAAGTACTGCTACAGCTTGAGGAATTGTTCGGTCTGAGAGGAAGAGATCATGGGTTTGAAGTACTTCTTGTGCTAACTCTGGTgatgaaatgataatggttgtTATTTGACCTAACTTCAAATACATTATTGGACCATATATTTTGGAAAATTTGGTTAACAAGTGTTGTGGTTTTATTTTTCCTAATTCAAAAACATTTCGCATAAGGGTAAGAAGTGAAGGCCCCGGTGGAAGATTGATATGTTTTTTGGTTCTACTAAATAGTGTTATAGCAATGTATGATAAAAAGAGGAGGAACATTGTGGTTGCAAAATACATTTCAGAATTCATCTTATCTTATGAAATGCTATAACTTGTTAATATTACTCACTATGAAACTAACTCATTTATATATACTCATATCATGTATCTTAGTCAAAACATGTGCATGGAAATATGTCATGGCAGGCGCTGGCTAGGTTGGTTGGTAAATATTGAACATTGTTCAAATTAACAAGTCAAGCAAGACAAATGTTTGACTGTAAGAGTATGGGTTAGCATTAACTAATAATAGCATATAGAATTAAACTACTTCTTTATTCATGTGATTGCACCTAATATGGCAAAATATTGGGATATTTTAACAAGTTTTCAAAAGATTGAATAACCTCAAGGGATGGCTAAAAACAAATTTAATACTATCAAAGGTGGCGCTGTATAGAGTCAAAAAAGGAAGGGACTGGAATTCTATgtataaataaattaataatgaTTTTCAAA is a window of Lathyrus oleraceus cultivar Zhongwan6 chromosome 6, CAAS_Psat_ZW6_1.0, whole genome shotgun sequence DNA encoding:
- the LOC127097674 gene encoding geraniol 8-hydroxylase; its protein translation is MNSEMYFATTMFLLFLSYIAITLFSRTKKHINLPPGPSLLTLMRNVFELGKIKPQHLLTKFSKIYGPIMYLKLGQITTIIISSPELAQEVLQTHDLFLSDRTIPQAVAVLDHQHFSLPFLPASDLWRDLKKICKNHLFSNKTLDASYQLRCNKLQEFLCDIDRSSITGEAIDIGRVAFKTSLNFLSNTFFSMDFANSAGETDEYKDIIENLVRVIGTPNLVDFFPVLSMFDPQGIKGISATYLEKLLQIIDSYITKRLKLREEKNHVPNDDMLDMLLNISQENGQMMDNTKIKHLFLDLFVAGTDTTSYTIERAMAELVHNPHVMSKVKEELGQIIGIGNSVEESDITRLPYLQAVVKETLRLHPSAPLLLPRKARIDVKICGYTIPQGSQVLVNEWAMGRNPSIWDNPNTFFPERFLGSEINFKGQNFQLTPFGSGRRMCPGMPLAIQMLHTMLGSLINSFDWKKESGDRDIDQPLRAIPIRVNKV